In Methylomonas sp. ZR1, one DNA window encodes the following:
- the folC gene encoding bifunctional tetrahydrofolate synthase/dihydrofolate synthase has translation MTRFDSLQAWLDWQEKLHPRPIDLGLGRVAGVYRQLNPEQKKPLTITVAGTNGKGSCVAFLEAIYRAAGYRVGAYTSPHILRYNERIRIDGVPVEDALICDAFTRIDGARGETSLSYFEFGTLAALSIFAEADLDIQLLEVGLGGRLDAVNIIDPDAAIVTTIALDHVDWLGHTEEAIGREKAGIFRSGVAAIIGDAQAPRSVVEVAEQVGAIALQMDSEFSYQKQRDSWEWRSADKQIHRLPAPAFKGEHQYRNASAAIMAINTLQPLLAVSDDAIRQGLESARLSGRFQLIVGAPRILLDVGHNPQAVQTLINYLSEYFPEIRIHAVFAMMRDKDIAGVLNMMRDRVTTWYLAPLANPRAATPDMLETIFQQQGLDNVRSGFTDFTEAFQTARQNTGQDDLLLIFGSFFLVSEYLSKFS, from the coding sequence ATGACACGTTTTGATTCGCTGCAAGCCTGGTTGGATTGGCAGGAAAAACTACATCCTCGGCCTATCGATTTAGGGTTGGGAAGAGTTGCCGGCGTATATCGGCAGCTTAATCCCGAACAAAAAAAACCGCTAACCATCACCGTTGCCGGTACCAACGGCAAGGGTTCCTGCGTGGCGTTTCTGGAAGCGATCTATCGGGCCGCGGGCTACCGGGTTGGCGCTTACACATCGCCGCATATTTTGCGCTATAACGAACGCATTCGTATTGATGGTGTGCCGGTCGAGGATGCTTTGATTTGCGATGCTTTTACCCGCATTGATGGGGCGCGCGGCGAGACCAGTTTGAGCTATTTCGAGTTTGGCACGTTGGCGGCTTTGAGTATTTTCGCCGAGGCAGATCTGGATATACAGTTACTGGAAGTCGGTTTAGGCGGCAGACTTGATGCGGTGAATATTATTGACCCCGATGCAGCGATTGTGACGACGATAGCACTTGATCATGTGGATTGGCTGGGGCATACCGAAGAAGCCATCGGTCGGGAAAAAGCCGGCATTTTTAGATCCGGTGTGGCGGCTATAATCGGCGATGCGCAAGCGCCACGCTCAGTAGTCGAAGTAGCCGAGCAAGTCGGAGCCATTGCGCTGCAAATGGACAGTGAATTCAGTTATCAAAAACAGCGCGATAGCTGGGAATGGCGCTCTGCGGATAAGCAAATACATCGCTTGCCGGCGCCGGCGTTTAAGGGCGAGCACCAATATCGAAATGCTTCCGCGGCGATAATGGCTATAAACACCCTACAGCCTCTATTAGCGGTCAGTGACGATGCAATTCGGCAAGGCTTGGAAAGTGCCCGGCTATCAGGACGTTTTCAGTTGATTGTCGGCGCGCCGCGCATTTTGCTTGACGTAGGGCACAACCCGCAGGCTGTGCAAACATTGATCAACTATTTGTCTGAATACTTCCCCGAGATCAGAATACATGCAGTTTTTGCGATGATGCGGGATAAAGATATTGCCGGCGTATTGAACATGATGCGCGACAGAGTGACCACGTGGTATTTGGCGCCACTTGCTAATCCTCGCGCTGCAACTCCGGATATGTTAGAAACCATTTTTCAGCAACAAGGCCTGGATAATGTCCGTAGCGGTTTTACCGATTTTACCGAGGCATTTCAAACTGCCCGGCAAAATACCGGACAGGACGACTTGCTTTTGATTTTTGGTTCTTTTTTTCTAGTATCCGAATATTTATCGAAATTTTCTTAG
- a CDS encoding CvpA family protein produces MLDFVPWAKLLWVDYVVISIILISAIMGLLRGFVKEAFALVLWIVAVWVATQYCRDVSVLLQSTISYPSARIAAAFALLFFATLILGSLISFLLSQLIEKTGLTGSDRLLGMLFGIARGAVLVSLLVMLAGLTPLPEDPWWKQSLLIPPFQALAMWLKTHMPTGLADYIHYR; encoded by the coding sequence ATGTTGGATTTTGTACCCTGGGCCAAGTTGCTGTGGGTGGATTACGTCGTCATCTCCATTATCTTGATTTCGGCGATAATGGGCCTACTGCGCGGATTTGTTAAAGAAGCGTTTGCATTGGTGCTTTGGATAGTGGCGGTATGGGTGGCAACGCAGTACTGCCGCGATGTTTCGGTATTGTTGCAATCGACCATCAGCTATCCTTCGGCCAGAATCGCCGCCGCGTTCGCGTTGCTTTTTTTCGCCACCTTAATTTTGGGTAGTTTAATCAGTTTTTTGCTGAGTCAGCTTATCGAGAAGACCGGCTTGACCGGTAGTGATCGTCTGCTGGGTATGTTATTCGGTATTGCCCGCGGGGCGGTACTGGTTTCCTTGTTGGTGATGCTGGCCGGGCTAACGCCGTTGCCGGAAGATCCCTGGTGGAAACAATCCCTTCTCATTCCTCCGTTCCAAGCCTTGGCGATGTGGTTGAAAACCCACATGCCGACCGGTTTGGCGGATTACATCCATTATCGATAA
- a CDS encoding SPOR domain-containing protein yields MDQELKQRLIGAAVITALAAIFVPMLFDDPIDETGKSINELKIPELPAKAQDVEIMPLPEKVEEVAETLPAETAPKQTMKVLEEGESEAELEAPKPQVKLTAKETVPAPRSLPAAKPAAPSAAVAQVDEEPAEAEDVPPAVLTKPSKSPVPAVQPLQAVSPTPKVLKPVNKLPEPKTEVAATPVPALAVTPASKAPVAAAEDSNRWYLQVGTFSQKPNAVSLQDNLKQQGFAASVREVASDKGTVFKVRIGPIVDKAKAQAVKAKLAQINVNSFVSADE; encoded by the coding sequence ATGGATCAAGAGTTAAAGCAGCGATTGATTGGTGCGGCGGTCATTACCGCGTTGGCGGCGATTTTCGTACCAATGTTATTTGACGACCCGATAGACGAAACCGGCAAAAGCATCAATGAATTGAAAATCCCCGAGCTGCCTGCCAAGGCTCAGGACGTGGAAATCATGCCTTTGCCGGAAAAAGTTGAAGAGGTAGCGGAAACTCTGCCGGCCGAGACTGCGCCCAAACAAACGATGAAAGTGCTGGAAGAAGGCGAATCGGAAGCCGAGTTGGAAGCGCCCAAGCCGCAGGTTAAATTGACTGCCAAAGAGACCGTGCCGGCGCCACGCAGTCTGCCGGCCGCCAAACCCGCTGCGCCATCGGCGGCGGTCGCGCAAGTCGATGAAGAACCTGCTGAAGCGGAAGATGTGCCGCCGGCAGTCCTCACTAAACCGAGCAAATCGCCTGTGCCTGCCGTCCAGCCTTTACAAGCGGTGAGTCCAACGCCGAAAGTGCTTAAACCGGTTAACAAATTACCTGAACCTAAAACAGAGGTGGCAGCAACGCCTGTGCCGGCACTAGCCGTCACGCCGGCCAGTAAAGCGCCTGTGGCAGCTGCCGAGGACAGCAATCGCTGGTATTTGCAGGTGGGTACGTTCAGTCAAAAACCCAACGCAGTCAGTTTGCAGGATAATCTCAAGCAACAAGGTTTCGCCGCATCGGTTAGAGAGGTTGCCAGCGATAAAGGTACTGTGTTTAAAGTACGCATAGGGCCTATCGTTGATAAAGCCAAGGCTCAGGCGGTTAAGGCCAAATTGGCGCAAATTAACGTCAACAGTTTTGTTTCGGCGGACGAATAG